The Sulfolobus islandicus Y.N.15.51 sequence TCGGTAAGAGTTCTTCAGGTAATCCAGGATCTATGTGAAGAAATTTCCTATACTCGTGAAGTATTGTTATCTTATTTACGAAAGCTTCAGCTGGCGATAGTTTATCTATTTTATTCAACAATCCTATCCACTTACTTATGAACTCCTTATACTTTAACTCTATTTCACTTAAATTCCAGCACGTCCTTATTATGATCTGCGGGTCTTGTGGAAAATAGGCTATGAATAAGTAGACCTTTCCTCCATCTTTCCAATATTTCTCTATCATCTCATTTACTACATCTTCTAAAGGATTAGGGGAAACCCACGTTGATGAGGCCAAGGTTCCAAAACCTAACCACTTTAATTCTCTTCTTATTTTATTCCTTAACGCCTTATTATCCTCGCCGAAATTATACACTACTACCCTCCATTTCCCGTCCCAATGTCCGAATCTCCACTCCTTAACCCTCCTTATCGCAGTCTCGAACTTTAACAGTGTCTCTTGAGAAAACGTATAACTACCTCTATTTACACTAGTTATTAACCCTTCTCGTTTTAATCTATGCAACGTAGTTCTGACTGCACTATTAGTGAAGCCAAAGGGTCCGACTAATTTTACTAGACTTCTAGCCCTTATTGCACCATTCTTCTTACTCAAATTATAGTCTCCAAGAATCGTAAAAATCAACGTCTTTAATTTCATACTATGTCAATATTATCTTTAGCGCAAAGATTTAAATGATTGTCTTCGTTTTATAGAAAATCATATTAAAAATATTTAAATATTTAATATCCACTACATGCCATAAATACTGGAGTAATGAACTCTTCTGGGGAGGCACCTATAATTTCGTATCCGTTTTTCATTAGCTTTAAAACTCTATTTTTAGCTACTTCAAAATCATCACATGTTAACTCTATCAGTTCCTTGGTTATGTCCTCATCTAGATCTGGAGGAACTAATCCAAAGTCACCCGTGATCATCACATCTTTAATTCTATTATTATCATCTAACGCTAATGAAGCTTGGACAAGTTTCCTGTACTTCTTCTGGGCAAACCTATACTCATAACCTCTGTTCTTTGTAATGAATTTTCCAGTAGACCTTCTGAAGATAAAACCCTCTGATTTTAATATGTTTAAATATTTCCTCCAAACGTTCTCCTCCTCATCAGATAATTCTTCCGTTTCTACCTTTGCGTTAAATTCTTTACTTATAGCCTTCACTAAGGCTTCTTTAAAGTCTCCTAGTTTTGGGGTTAAGTTTCCGTCTATTTCTATTGCTGCAAAGTACTCTTCTGGTTTTTTAATTGCCTTATCTGCGAATTTCTCTGGAGGGATGTTAAGGATCTTGAAGGGTAATTCTGGATCGGGTTTCCATAAGTTCGTGAAGCCATTGAAAAATACTACTTCTCTTTTATCGTTTAATATGCTAACTCCAGTTCCGCATAACTTCTTCCCTTTTACCCTTATATCGTTAGGGCTAACGTACTCAGCGTTTGTAACTCCAAGATTTTTCACAGTATCAAGGAACACTCTACCCACTAGAATATCGTAAGCTTCTGCGGAATTCTTAAAGACCTTTTGTGGAAAAATTATAGCCCATCCGCCGGTAATCTTATCCATGAATATATTACCCATTCCCAGCTTCCATCTTCTAACTAATTCTACATTATATTTCGTAACATTATCTAGTTTAACCTCTTTATCAACATCTTGGTAATAACCTAAATAAGAGAAAGGTCTGCTGAATCCTTCCATTACTATCAGTGTAGGAGGCATTTCTTTCAATTCACCAGTTGAATATGCGTATGAGAGTATTGAGGCTAGGTTAAAAATTTGGGGATCCGCTCCCTCGAAGTATAACAACCTTATATTCATATGATTTAATAATTACGTTAACTTATATATTTTGCGGACAATCTTTATTAAAATAAATTCTGTATTTCATGATATATTAAATTCTGTAAAAAATCAGTTTTAGTTAGATACTATGAATTCATCCTAATTCTTTCAGCTTATATTTTTGTATTTTACCGCTCTCAGTCTTAGGAAGTGAGGTAACGAATTTCACTTCCCTTGGATATGCATGTCTTGAGTACTTTTCCCTTACGAAGTTAATTATCTCATTCGCTAAATCACTTGAGGGCTTATAATTTGGCTTTAAAACTACGTAAGCTTTAATTATCTTTCCCTTAACTGGGTCATCTACTCCTATTACCGCTGCTTCCATAATTGCAGGATGTTGTATTAGAACACTTTCTATTTCAAATGGACTCGCCCTATATCCTGACACCTTTATTACCTCATCCTCTCTCCCGATGAACCAGAAGTACCCATCCTTATCTATTTCTGCAGCATCACCGGTTAAATACCAATCTCCTTTAAATACCTTCTTAGTTCTCTCTTCGTCATTTATATAACCTAAGAAATAGAATCCCTCACAATTCTTGTTAACTGCTATTACTCCATCGATTACAGTGACCTGATATCCTGGTGCAGGTAATCCCATACTGCCCGGTTTAACGTCAGCCTCATAACCCCAGCCGTTATAAACTACCATTCCAGATTCAGTTTGACCGTAATGGTCCTTGATCATGAAGCCTAAATTTTCCTTAAACCACCTTATAACTTCTGGATTTAATGGTTCTCCTGCAGAGCTAGCTCTAGTAATCCTTAAGTTAAATTTTTTAGGCTCTTTTACAGTTCCCATTATCATCCTATAAGCAGTTGGCACGAAAGCGAAATTAGAAATTTTAAAATCTTCAATGAATTTCAGAGTATCTTCAGGAGAGAATAGCTTATCGAAAAATATTACAGTTTTCCCGAATATTATAGGAGATATTATCCCTACTCCGAGGCCATAAGCCCAACCTGGGTCTGCTGGAGTCCAGAATACGTCATCTTCTCTTAAACCAATACCGTACTTTATGTAAACATATAGGCTATAAAGTGTTCTGAAGTTTTGTAATGCTCCCTTAGGCCTCCCCGTAGTACCAGAAGTGTATTGTAAGCCAGAGGGATCGTCGTATGAGATCTTCTCCCATTCCTCTCTCCTCAACATATCATAAGATATGGCTTCATCAAGGGATACAGAATTTCCTGTCTTTCCTGGAAATGTAATTATATTATTGAACATGTCCTTGATTTTATCGTACTGATCATCTTGTGCTAGTATAACTTTAGGCTTTCTATCTCTAGTCCTCATCTCTATTGCAGCAGGTCCGAAAGCCGTGAATAAAGGCTCATATATTACTCCTAATATCCAGCTAGAAACTAAATAAACTACTTGTTCAACTTTCTTAGATGCTAGACAAGCTACTACGTCACCTTTCTTTACCTTAAATTGATGTCTTAAAAACGCACTTAGTCTCTGAGCTTTGTCTTTTAATTGGGAGTATGATAGGGATTCCTTATCCCATTTACTATCTACTCTGAATACTGCTGTATCGCTACTATCCCTTATTAACTTATCCCTAAAATCCTTGCCAAAGTAATTTTTTACCTCATTCCAACTAAAATTTCTGACTAATTCTTCATATTTCATTAGACTAGTATTTGATAAAAAACTTAATAAGCTTATGTTAACATTTTTTACATAATTTCCAGATCGTTAGTCAATCCCTTAGCTCTTATTATACTCGCAATGTTAACTGCAGCTCTAATATGTCTTAATAAATTGAGCCTATCACCCTTAATTAATTTAAGCTTACCAGCTAGTAAGGCTACTGCTAAGTCTAATTCGCCTAACAATATGGACTTCCATATATCATAATCCCCTTCAATTATATAGTCAGCACCTCCATCTTCTTCAACTCCTAGGCACTTCCCTGCCTTTATATTTACCTTAAATTTCATATCATTATTTTTCACATTTCTTAATATAAATAATATATCCCAGTTCCACGACCTTATCTCATCTATCTCAATATTATTTATCTCATTACATAATTTCTCAGCCCATTCAAGACTAGGAAATTTCATTATTTATCGCACCTTAATGCCATATCTCAAAATGTCTTAATATATTCTCAGTAAGTACTTCTTCCTTGTAGTATTTTTTATAGAAGTCTATATCTAAGTGATGAACTTGTATCGCCATTGGTATCCATATTGGGTCAACTCTAGGGAACATTCCATATTTTGCTACTGAGTAATCTATAAACGATATTACAGCTTCCTTTATATCTTCTTTAACTTTAATCTTCTCATCTCTTCTAAGCATTTCGTAAATGTCTCTCTTCCATGCTACTAGATTAGGATCCCTATTGGGGCTCCATATTCCATCATATTCTAAGTTGTTTGGCTCCTTATATTTGCCATACTTTATGTCAAGGAAAGCCTCTACTAATTCCCTACCATTCTTATAGGATGAATCCTTACAGCCCTCTATTATAGAAAAGCTCATTTTAACGTTCTTTATTCCGACCTTATACGGCCAGATTCTCTTACTTTTCTCTGGAGGTTGACAAACTACAGCCCCTGCTTCCTCTAAACCCCTAAATTGAGGTGCAAATGCACCCATTATAGTATAATCGTAAATTCCACCAAAAATCCAATCGCCAAGACCTATAGCCTCGCTTATTAATCTTACGTTTTGAACTGAAGTTCCTACAACTACTCCAGCTACTGCACCTATTGCCCTATCTAATAGATCCATTGTCATTGGTATCTGGGAGGATAAAATCCCTTTATCTACTAATCTCTTCATCACCCCATTTTGATCTGCAAGTTGACCAGTGTTATCGTCAATTATGGGAACTCTTTCATATTCAAAATAGTGGAACAGTATATTAACTATCACCCTCGACGCGTCATATATGGGAAGCAATAAAGTACTGCCATTTTCGTTAAAGTTCTTATTAAATACCATTGCGAAGGGTAATGTACCAGCTAAGTCAGTTCTCCCATTAGCTAACTTAATGGAATAATTCTTATACCAATCTACTATTTTTCCCAGATCTTCTTCACTTTCGATTTCATATATCTTTGAGGCTTGTGGAGGTTTATAGAAGTAAACTCCATCATCAATTATATAAATTAGATCAAGAGCTTGATCATTATCTGGACCAGGTATCGTTCTTCCAGTAGCGTAAATGAAGGTTGCAACATTATTGCTAACTCCTAAATCTGCTAAGATTAACCCATTTGGACCTGCGGCAGCCCAAGTAATTAAAGCATTCTCTACATCAGATAAGGGTATGGGCTTCTTTTGGGACTTAAACTCTAATAATCCTTTAGGATACTCAACCACCAAATTTCCTTTTCTAATAGCCTCTCCAGTATCATATCTATATCCCAGCCCGAATCTCCTACTTCTAACGTGGGCTAGTTGTTTCATTAAGGATTCGTTCCACACTCTTCTTAATAGTTCCCTCTCCTTTTCAGATATCATATATATTTAACTATGCAAACTTCTTTTTAAAACTTTATTCTTCTCCGAGAATTTATGATTAAAGTTTATTAAGCTAAAAAAGAGACATATATATGGGAATATGAAGGGTAAACTAAACGTAAACCAAGTATTTGCCATGCCTGGTAACGCTCCTCTATATTTGAAACCACCAGCCTATTATAGGGATTGCCCAATACTGATGGGAGTATTTAAGGGAAATCCAGACGGAATTATTGAAACAATACCAGATAACTTAGACTTAGTAACATTAGGAGATAATAAGCCATTGTTCCTCTATTTCCAAGCGTATTACCCATTTTCAAGCCTTTACGGATCATACAACGAAGTTGTATTAGCCCCCTTAGTCCTTTACCAAAATCAGCCCCATCTCTTCATTTCATACATTTACGTGGATAATGACGCTGCTCTTACTGCTGGTAGGGAGATATGGGGATTTCCTAAGAAGTTTGCTAATATGAAATTAGAAATAAAGGGAGAGAGCGTAGAGGCAAGTTTAGAAAGACCAACTGGAAGAAAGTTAATAAGTGCCCAAATGAGGATTGAGAGGCAGGCGAAACTAGAGGAATTGCAATCAACTGGAATTGGTTCGTCTCCAACTCTTCTCCTTAAAATAATTCCTAATCCAGATGCTGAATCTAAACCTTCAATAGAATTAGTTAAAGTTGAAGTTAAAATGATGCCTAGAGTTTCAACGAGTGATAATTCCTTGGAATTATGGACTGGGAAATTATTACTAAACTTCGTGGAGGAAAGTTTAACGGATCCCTTATTTAAATTCGGTCCAGTGGAATTAGTAAGTGCCTATTTCGGAAGATTTGACATGATACTGCCACCTGGAAAAGTTATATATAAATATATTTAAGTGTTTAATTTTTTATTCTATAAACCTAAAGCTTGATAGTAAACTTTATATATTTTTTTAAACTATTATTAGTATAATGGAGCTATATTCATTATCTAAAATTAGAAAGTTTATAAAGGAAGTTGAAGAAAATCCCCTTAAATTTTGGTGGGAAACTAGGAATATGATAAAATGGATTGTAGAACCTAGAGATGTAGCAGAAGGGGAACCACCGAAAATAAGGTGGTATATAGGAGGGAAATCAAATATATGTTGGAATGCAATAGACTTTAATCTAGATGAAAATAAAGATAAAGTTGCGTTCTACTATATGAATGAGAACGGATTTACTAAAGTGATAACTTACTGGGATCTATTCTATGAGGTAAACAGAGTAAGTTATCTCTTAAAGGAGTTGGGAGTTAAAAAGGGAGATACTGTATCCTTATTAATGCCTAACATACCAGAGGCACTATATTTCGCCTTAGCAATATATCGATTAGGAGGGATAATAGCAATGCACTACCTTGGCTTATCACCACAGATCTTTGCTGAGAGGCTAAATGATAGTGGATCTAAAATTCTGGTAACTGCATCAAAGGGATTTAGAAATGGGAGTGAGATAAGGATTAAGGACTACGTCGATAAAGTATTAAGTGAGTATAAAACTCCCGTGGAGAAGGTAATAGTAGTAGGTAGAGGATTTTCGGATTTTAACTTAGTTCAGAATAGGGATTTATTATATGAAGACGTAGTTCCTAAGGGTAAAATTTACGTTAAACCAGAAGAGATAGAGTCTAACGATCCAGTAATAATTGCTTATACCTCCGGCACTACTGGAAAACCCAAGGGAATATATTCCTCTTTAGCATATATAGTAGCTTCAACATGGGCACTTAAGGCAGTTTTAGGATTCCGTGAGGGAGAAGACGTAATTTGGATTCTCTCAGATTTAGGATGGTTAACTTGGGGAGGGAATATTCACTTCATTCCCCAAAAGAGATTAACTGGAGTAATATTTGAGGGTTTCATAGGATATAAAAGGGAATTATTCTCAAGGGTTATTGAGAGATTTAACGTTAATTTGGTCTGGATGCCTACCACGCTACTTAACATGCTTAAAAGCTTAGGTGAGAAATCTGTAAAGGCAGGAGATATAAGTTCATTAAGATTAATACTAAATACTGGAGAGCCTCTTAACCCTGGAACATGGCAATGGTTAAGGGAGAACATGCCTGATGTATTTATCGCTGACTCATATTGGATGACCGAATATGGATTTCCCATAGCCGCAACTCCTTTTGGACTAGGTGAAATTCCCTATAAAGCTGGTTCAGCTGGGTTAAAATTCTTTGGCGTTAAGGTAGTTGATGATGACGGTAAGCCTTTACCACCTAATCAGAAAGGTTACATTGTTCTAAGCATGCTTAATCCCGCAATGGGTAGACTATGGAATGACCCTAATATGGAGAGGTTTATAAAAATTTATACTTCGAGGTTTCCCAACTACGTTTATACTGGTGATTATGGATTTTATGATGATGACGGATATCTTTACGTTTTAGGAAGAGTTGATGATATAATATTAGCTAGCGGTAATAGAGTAGGGACCATGGAAATTGAAGGGATTTTAGTAAGTAATCCCAACATAGCAGAGGCTGCTGTAGTAGGTTATAATAGGAATAATAGTTATAGAGTAGCTGCCTTTATAGTGCCTAAGGCTGATATTAACATATCAGTAGACAGTGTCAGAAATTATCTAAGAGACAAGGGATACTTAGTAGATGATATCTTCATAGTTAGGAGATTGCCTAAAACTAAGAGTGCTAAGATAATGAGGAGGTTACTTAGGGCTTTACTTTCCAATGAGCAATTAGGGGATATATCGGCTTTAGATGACATTAACGTATTAAATGAACTAAGAGAGGTTATAAATAAATAAGTTTCACTTTAAATTAGTTCACAAATATGTGCAACATTTATTTGTGTAAAATTTCTTTAATAGCCAAGGTAATTATCCCATAAAATTAAAATATTATCATTTTGTCATTTTTATGATATTTATCAGATTTTATCGTAATAAAAACCTTTAAAAACATTTTTTTGTACTAATAACTAGTATGGGATGCGTAGATTCTCATGTTCATATCTGGGTAGAGGAAATTCTATCCGAGGAGATGAAAAGGAGAATAAGTGGCATTGCTAAAAACGCTGAGAATAGAACTAACGTAAATGACGTAATTAAGGAGATGGATGAGGCAAACTTAGACTATGTGGTTAACATAGTATATCCATCAAGAGAAATGTGGGGCTCTAATGAAGAAATAGTGATAAGAGCAATTGATTTCTTTAGAAAATATTCCGGTAGATTTTCTATAGTTGGAGGGGTTCAGGTGAATCATTTATCCGAAAGCGAGACTAAATACTGGATAGAGAGACAATATGAGGCTGGAGTATCTGGCTTTAAGATTCATCCTCCCCATATGTGGCTTAAACCTAATACGTATAGGCAGGAAGAGAGAGGATTGAAACAGTTAGAAATATTATATGAATTCGCACAAGACCATAAAATGCCCATTATAATTCACACTGGAACGAGCTATTTCCCATTTGCCAGAAATAAATATGGAGATCCAGTATTTGCTGATGATTTATCAGTGGACTTCCCAAAGCTTTCAATTATATTAGCTCATGCAGGAAGACCTATTTGGGTAAATACAGCATTTCAATTGACTAGAATCAGAAGGAACATTTACTTAGATCTATCAAGTATACCACCGAGGAAGGTGTTAGAATATTTGCCTAGGTTAGAGGAGATTAAGGATAAATGCCTTTATGGTAGTGATTACCCAGATATTGGAGTAAAAGGAATTAAGGAAAACTTACTTGAATTTTTACAGATACAAATCTCTAAGGAGGCTATGGATAAAATAGTTCAAATTAATCCTAAAAATTTCTTCAAACCGTTAAGTTATACTAGATAGTTTTAAGTCCTATTGAGGTCTCTTCTAAAGACTTCTTCTTAGTTTCTTTAGCCATAAATAAGGATATTATAAATGCTAAAGTGCAAATAATTCCAAATACTAATAGGGAAGCTGAGAATCCTAATAATTTAGTCATTGTAGGGAAGTATGTTACACCTAAAACTGCACCTATTCTACTAACAGAAGTTGCGAAACCTTGTCCACTAGATCTAACTGAGGTCGGAAAGAGTTCAGTTGGATAAAATAACGTTACTGCACCTGCCCATTGTTCTAAGGACACAAATGACATGAAATAGGGTACTAGAAAAGTTCCCGTAACCTTAACCAATCCTCCTAATATTAATAGGAAAGCCATGGAGCCTAATCCCACTAAAAGTACCACTCTCCTACCTAAGGAATCAATGAAGAATTCTGCAATTGTATAACCTATAATAGCTCCTATAGCTATTAACATTGTACCATAAAGTACTTCGTAATTTGAAGGAAAAGCGAATTGCCTTAATATAAATGGGTAATAAAGACCTATTCCATAAGAAGCTACATCAAAGAGGAACCATACGCTAGAGACGAAGATAGTAACATATAAGACTTCTCCCTTAAATAAGTCCAGATAGCCCTCAACCCCCTTATTTTCATCATCTTGTCTGAGTAAATTATTGTCCTTTATAATTCCCTTAGAGATTAGCCATCTCGGTGATTCGCTGAGACGTATTCTGATCAGAATTATAGGAATAGATATTATAGCCCCAACTAGGAACACCCATCTCCAAAAATAAGGTCCTAACGGTAATAAAAATAGTGTGACTAAGGCTGAGAGAAGAGTTCCTATCCAATACATAGATACACTACCAGTTAGATATCTTCCCCTACTAATTGAGGGAGAGAACTCAGCCATTAAAGTACTGCTGACCGGATAATCACCGCCTATTCCTATCCCTAAAAGTAATCTTGAAATAAAAAGTTCGAGGAAGTTTTGAGATAATGCTGAAGCTAATCCAAATACTGCAAAAAAGATTAAATCTATTCCCATTATCCGGCTCCTTCCCATCTTATCTGATAACCAGCCAAATAACATAGCCCCAAATATCATGCCTATTAATGACGCTGACGTGATTAGTCCCGTTTGTATTGATATTAATTTAAATTCATTTGCAATGAAATAAACAGCAAAAGATATTACGGATAAATCATATCCGTCTAGAAAGAAACCTGCAGATGAGACAAAGAATGACTTAACCTTAATGCTAGTGGGAACATTATCGAAATATCCCATAAATTATATAATGATAAATTAAAATAAAACGTTTACTCATTTATAGTTAACTGATATATTAAAAGATTTGTCGAAAAGCTTAATTTTTACGAATGTTAAGAACTTAGTGATGAAAATAAGCGATATTAAAACGTATAGAGTTAAAATACCATTAAGAGAGTCTATACAATTCTCATGGGAACCATTTCCTAATACCCACTTTGAATTTATATTAATAGAAGTTGTAAATAGTAAGGGTATTAAAGGGTATTCTGCGACACAGTTTACAGCACAGACTGAGGTTGCGATAAGGGGTTTAAAACCATTATTAAAGGGATTAGATGTTGAGGACTTCTTAGCTAATGATAGGCTTCTGGAATTGGGTAGTTGGTTTTTCGGAAGGATAGGCGCTATTGAAGTAGCCCTATTGGATCTCTTAGCTAAGGAAGAGAACTTACCATTATATAAACTATATAGGGGAAATAGAAAGAGAATTAGGGTATATGCTAGTACTGGAAGATTAGCCAAAGCCGAGGAAATCATTAATTTAATTAAAAAATATTATGATATAGGTATTGACATAGTTAAAATAAGGTTTCACAGAATTACTATAAACGATGATTTAAACATAGTTAAAGAAATAAGAAAGGAGTTTGGAGAACAAATCAAAATTGCAGTAGATGCTAATCAAGCTTGGGGATTAGTTTCCCCGTTCTGGAACAGATATGATGCGTTAAAAGTAGCTAAGGAGCTAGAGAGATACAATATAGAATGGTTAGAGGAACCTCTTTTTAAGGACGACATAGAAGGTTATGCGTGGTTAAGAAGAAATACTAGTGTTAAGATAGCCGCTGGAGAACTGGAGCATAACTTCTGGATATTTAAAAAGTTTATTGAAGAGAATGCTTTAGATATAGTTCAAGCTGATGCAATCTACTCTAATGGAATTAGCGAGTGCATTAAGATAGCCTTAATGGCACAAGTTAATGGTTTATTATTCTTACCCCACGCATGGGATCCAGGACTAGGATGGTTAGCTAATTTGCATTTAACTGCAAGCTTACCAGAAAGTTTAACTCCTTATTTAGAAACTCCTTTAGATCCATTATGGTGGTTTAATGATGTAATTCAGTTTGCCTTTAAGGAAGGAATAGAAATACAGAACGGTTATGTGAGAGTACCAGAAAAAGAGGGCCTTGGGATTGAGTTGGATATGGAAAAGATTAAAAAATTCATTACATAGCTATTTTTGACTTAAAATATTTGAATATTTGTCTCTTAAAGCCTTCTTATCTGT is a genomic window containing:
- a CDS encoding acyl-CoA synthetase, with the translated sequence MKYEELVRNFSWNEVKNYFGKDFRDKLIRDSSDTAVFRVDSKWDKESLSYSQLKDKAQRLSAFLRHQFKVKKGDVVACLASKKVEQVVYLVSSWILGVIYEPLFTAFGPAAIEMRTRDRKPKVILAQDDQYDKIKDMFNNIITFPGKTGNSVSLDEAISYDMLRREEWEKISYDDPSGLQYTSGTTGRPKGALQNFRTLYSLYVYIKYGIGLREDDVFWTPADPGWAYGLGVGIISPIIFGKTVIFFDKLFSPEDTLKFIEDFKISNFAFVPTAYRMIMGTVKEPKKFNLRITRASSAGEPLNPEVIRWFKENLGFMIKDHYGQTESGMVVYNGWGYEADVKPGSMGLPAPGYQVTVIDGVIAVNKNCEGFYFLGYINDEERTKKVFKGDWYLTGDAAEIDKDGYFWFIGREDEVIKVSGYRASPFEIESVLIQHPAIMEAAVIGVDDPVKGKIIKAYVVLKPNYKPSSDLANEIINFVREKYSRHAYPREVKFVTSLPKTESGKIQKYKLKELG
- a CDS encoding mandelate racemase/muconate lactonizing enzyme family protein is translated as MKISDIKTYRVKIPLRESIQFSWEPFPNTHFEFILIEVVNSKGIKGYSATQFTAQTEVAIRGLKPLLKGLDVEDFLANDRLLELGSWFFGRIGAIEVALLDLLAKEENLPLYKLYRGNRKRIRVYASTGRLAKAEEIINLIKKYYDIGIDIVKIRFHRITINDDLNIVKEIRKEFGEQIKIAVDANQAWGLVSPFWNRYDALKVAKELERYNIEWLEEPLFKDDIEGYAWLRRNTSVKIAAGELEHNFWIFKKFIEENALDIVQADAIYSNGISECIKIALMAQVNGLLFLPHAWDPGLGWLANLHLTASLPESLTPYLETPLDPLWWFNDVIQFAFKEGIEIQNGYVRVPEKEGLGIELDMEKIKKFIT
- a CDS encoding amidohydrolase family protein — encoded protein: MGCVDSHVHIWVEEILSEEMKRRISGIAKNAENRTNVNDVIKEMDEANLDYVVNIVYPSREMWGSNEEIVIRAIDFFRKYSGRFSIVGGVQVNHLSESETKYWIERQYEAGVSGFKIHPPHMWLKPNTYRQEERGLKQLEILYEFAQDHKMPIIIHTGTSYFPFARNKYGDPVFADDLSVDFPKLSIILAHAGRPIWVNTAFQLTRIRRNIYLDLSSIPPRKVLEYLPRLEEIKDKCLYGSDYPDIGVKGIKENLLEFLQIQISKEAMDKIVQINPKNFFKPLSYTR
- a CDS encoding lipoate--protein ligase family protein; the protein is MNIRLLYFEGADPQIFNLASILSYAYSTGELKEMPPTLIVMEGFSRPFSYLGYYQDVDKEVKLDNVTKYNVELVRRWKLGMGNIFMDKITGGWAIIFPQKVFKNSAEAYDILVGRVFLDTVKNLGVTNAEYVSPNDIRVKGKKLCGTGVSILNDKREVVFFNGFTNLWKPDPELPFKILNIPPEKFADKAIKKPEEYFAAIEIDGNLTPKLGDFKEALVKAISKEFNAKVETEELSDEEENVWRKYLNILKSEGFIFRRSTGKFITKNRGYEYRFAQKKYRKLVQASLALDDNNRIKDVMITGDFGLVPPDLDEDITKELIELTCDDFEVAKNRVLKLMKNGYEIIGASPEEFITPVFMACSGY
- a CDS encoding acetoacetate decarboxylase family protein, whose protein sequence is MKGKLNVNQVFAMPGNAPLYLKPPAYYRDCPILMGVFKGNPDGIIETIPDNLDLVTLGDNKPLFLYFQAYYPFSSLYGSYNEVVLAPLVLYQNQPHLFISYIYVDNDAALTAGREIWGFPKKFANMKLEIKGESVEASLERPTGRKLISAQMRIERQAKLEELQSTGIGSSPTLLLKIIPNPDAESKPSIELVKVEVKMMPRVSTSDNSLELWTGKLLLNFVEESLTDPLFKFGPVELVSAYFGRFDMILPPGKVIYKYI
- a CDS encoding MFS transporter; translated protein: MGYFDNVPTSIKVKSFFVSSAGFFLDGYDLSVISFAVYFIANEFKLISIQTGLITSASLIGMIFGAMLFGWLSDKMGRSRIMGIDLIFFAVFGLASALSQNFLELFISRLLLGIGIGGDYPVSSTLMAEFSPSISRGRYLTGSVSMYWIGTLLSALVTLFLLPLGPYFWRWVFLVGAIISIPIILIRIRLSESPRWLISKGIIKDNNLLRQDDENKGVEGYLDLFKGEVLYVTIFVSSVWFLFDVASYGIGLYYPFILRQFAFPSNYEVLYGTMLIAIGAIIGYTIAEFFIDSLGRRVVLLVGLGSMAFLLILGGLVKVTGTFLVPYFMSFVSLEQWAGAVTLFYPTELFPTSVRSSGQGFATSVSRIGAVLGVTYFPTMTKLLGFSASLLVFGIICTLAFIISLFMAKETKKKSLEETSIGLKTI
- a CDS encoding AMP-binding protein is translated as MELYSLSKIRKFIKEVEENPLKFWWETRNMIKWIVEPRDVAEGEPPKIRWYIGGKSNICWNAIDFNLDENKDKVAFYYMNENGFTKVITYWDLFYEVNRVSYLLKELGVKKGDTVSLLMPNIPEALYFALAIYRLGGIIAMHYLGLSPQIFAERLNDSGSKILVTASKGFRNGSEIRIKDYVDKVLSEYKTPVEKVIVVGRGFSDFNLVQNRDLLYEDVVPKGKIYVKPEEIESNDPVIIAYTSGTTGKPKGIYSSLAYIVASTWALKAVLGFREGEDVIWILSDLGWLTWGGNIHFIPQKRLTGVIFEGFIGYKRELFSRVIERFNVNLVWMPTTLLNMLKSLGEKSVKAGDISSLRLILNTGEPLNPGTWQWLRENMPDVFIADSYWMTEYGFPIAATPFGLGEIPYKAGSAGLKFFGVKVVDDDGKPLPPNQKGYIVLSMLNPAMGRLWNDPNMERFIKIYTSRFPNYVYTGDYGFYDDDGYLYVLGRVDDIILASGNRVGTMEIEGILVSNPNIAEAAVVGYNRNNSYRVAAFIVPKADINISVDSVRNYLRDKGYLVDDIFIVRRLPKTKSAKIMRRLLRALLSNEQLGDISALDDINVLNELREVINK
- a CDS encoding SCP2 sterol-binding domain-containing protein; amino-acid sequence: MKFPSLEWAEKLCNEINNIEIDEIRSWNWDILFILRNVKNNDMKFKVNIKAGKCLGVEEDGGADYIIEGDYDIWKSILLGELDLAVALLAGKLKLIKGDRLNLLRHIRAAVNIASIIRAKGLTNDLEIM
- a CDS encoding PaaX family transcriptional regulator, whose amino-acid sequence is MKLKTLIFTILGDYNLSKKNGAIRARSLVKLVGPFGFTNSAVRTTLHRLKREGLITSVNRGSYTFSQETLLKFETAIRRVKEWRFGHWDGKWRVVVYNFGEDNKALRNKIRRELKWLGFGTLASSTWVSPNPLEDVVNEMIEKYWKDGGKVYLFIAYFPQDPQIIIRTCWNLSEIELKYKEFISKWIGLLNKIDKLSPAEAFVNKITILHEYRKFLHIDPGLPEELLPNNWIGYEAYKLFKNIYDSLTPLANKYFESVYEE